The Planctellipticum variicoloris DNA window GCCAGAAACCGCAGCCTCAGCCGCAGGGGGAGACTCCGGAGCAGCAGCCGCAGGAGGGGGAGCCACAGCCCCAGGAAAACGACTCTTCCCAGGATCCGTTGCAGGCCCGGCAGACCTCCGGCAAGCAGGAGATCGAAAAGGCCCGCGACCGGATGGAGCGGGCGATCGAGGAATTGAAGAAGAAGGACAAAGACAAGGCGTCAGACCGGCAGGATGAGGCCATCGCCGAGCTGACGAAGGCGAAGGAGAAGCTCGAAGAGATTCTGCGACAGCTTCGCGAAGAGGAACGGACGCTGCTGCTGGCCGCCCTGGAGGCCCGTTTCCGGGATATGCTGGCCCGGCAGCAGACGGTCTATAACGGAACGCTGGGAGTGGCCCAGGCGCCGGAGTCGCAGCGGAACGAGCGGCACCGCAATCGCTCGGTCGAGCTGGGACGTTCGGAGGAGGAGATTGCGTTGCTGGCCGACAAGGCGCTGACGCTGCTGAAAGAAGAAGGCTCGTCGGTGGCGTTCCCGGAAGCGATCGAGCAGCTCAGGGACGACATGCGGTCGGTCGCCCGCCGGCTGGAGCGGACGGATGTGGCGGAGATCACGCAGGGGATGGAGCGTGATATCATGGAGACGCTGGAGGAGCTGATTGCGTCGCTGCAGAAGGAGCTGGAGAAGTTGAAGGACAAGAAACAGCAGCCGCAACAGCAGCAACAACAGCAGCAACAGGAACAGGGGCTGGTGGATGCGCTGGCGGAGCTGAAGATGTTGCGGTCGCTGCAGTTCCGCGTGAACCGGCGGACGAAGCAGCTTGGCCGGCTGGTCGACGGCGAACAGGCCGCCGAGCAGGAGGTCCTGATCGAGCTGCAGAAGCTGTCGCTCCGCCAGGCGCGCATTCAGGAAGCCACACACAGCCTTGCGGCCGGCAAGAATCGTTAGACCGGGAACACGACGATGAAATTCCTACTCCTGCTGCTGGCCGGGTTGACTTCGACGGTCGGGGTCTGCGCGGCTGAGACCGTGGTCCTGGCCCCGATGGAAGTCGACGAGGCGCGGCTGCACGTCCTGGCGTGGGTTGCCGAGCAGCCGGCGAAAGATGCAGCCCGGTCCGAGCGGCTGAAGGCGTTATGGGCGGGTCTGGAGCCGGGGACTTCGGCCGACCGGCTGCTGGAGGTCGTGGTTCAGTCGTTTGCGATGTTTGACGAGCCGACCGCCCGGCTGCTGGAGGAGTGCCGGTTGCCGGCGCTGTCGTTGACGCCTCCATCGGCGGACGTGCTGAAGCGGCCTGGGCTGGAGGAGTTCTATCTGCAGAATCTGCGACTGTATTACGGGCGCTACCTGGCCGATCGGCTGATGTACGATGAAGCGTCGGAGGTGCTGCAGTCGGCGGATGCGCGGCAGGTGGTCGATCCCGCGAGCCTGTTGTTCTACCGTGCGGTGGCCGCTCAGGCGCTGCTGGACGTCAAGCCGGCGCTGACTGCCATCGACCAGTTGCTCAAGCATACGGAAGGAGTCCCGGTCCGCTATCGACAGACGGCGATTCTGATGCAGGCGGAGCTGTCGGAACTGGAGGAGAAATCGCTGGGCGAGATTGCGCGGCTGATGTCGGACTCGGAGCGGCGTCTGGATCTCGGCCGCTCGGGGGAGAAAGTGCAGGGGGTGCAGGATCGGATCATCGCCGACCTCGACGAGCTGATCAAAAAGATCGAGCAGCAGCAGGGGGGCGGCGGTGGTGGCGGATCAAGCGGCAACAGCAACGAAAGCAACAGCGCCGCCGACGACAGCCGGGTGAAGGGGACGACTGCGCCGGGCGAAGTCGACAAGAAGGATTTCTCCAAGCAGGGCCGGTGGGGGGATCTGCCGGAGAAAGAACAGGCCAAGGCCCAGAACCTGATCAACCGCAATTTCCCGTCGCATTACCGGCAGGCGATCGAGTCGTACTTCAAAAAACTGGCCAACCGTCCGGCAAAGCCGGCGGGTGAGTGAATGGCGGACGCCCGATGTTGAACCGCGGACTGCTTCTGTTCGGACTGCTGCTGACGGGTTCCCCCGCTGTCGCGGAGGACCCCGTCGTCGCCGTGGACACGCTGAAGGGAGAGTCCCTGCGGGGCGTCTTGAGTAGTCTGACGGACGCTCAGCTTGTGCTGCAGACCGAACAGGGACCTCAAGAGATTCTCGTTTCCGAGCTGCTGGCTGTCCGACCGGACGCCGCGGCGGCTGCCAGGAGCGCCGATGGCGAAGTTCGACTGGCGGATGGAACGCGACTGGCGGCGGCGAACTACACCTCCGGCGCCACATCGGCCCGCTTCGAGCATCCACGATACGGAGAGCTGACGGTCCCGCTCGATCGGGTCACCAGCGCGCGTCTGCTGGCTGCGGAGGGGAATTCGGTCGCCATCTGGACGCAGTTGCTGGAGCGTCCGCTCAAGAAGGATCTGCTGGCCATCAAGAAGGCCGAGGTGGTCGATCACCTCGACGGCGTCGTGGGATCGGTCGACGACAAGACCGTCCGCTTCGTGCTGGATGGCGAAGAGGTCCCGGTGAAGCGGGAACGGGTCTTCGGGCTGATCTACTTCCGGCGGGACGGGGCGCCCCGCCCGACGATTGCTGCAACGATCGACACGATCGACGGGGACCGGCTGTCGGCGGGGAAGGTCACCTGGGCCGACGGGCGCTGGCGCGTCGAACTTCCGGGGGGGATTCCGCTCGAGGCGGAGACGGGCGTTTTCCGGACGCTGGATTTCAGCCTCGGGAAAGTCCTCTACTTGTCCGAAGTCGATCCGCGGAACGTTGAGCACGTCTCCTGGTGGGACGAGCCGTGGGTGAATTTCACATATCGGCGCAATCGCAACTTCGACGGCAAGCCGTTGCGGCTCGCCGGCAAGACGTGGCCACGCGGCCTGGCGATTCACTCGCTGACGACGCTGACTTACCGGCTGGGAGGCGACTATCGCCGATTCGTGGCGCTGGCGGGGATCGACGACGAAATCCGGGCTCACGGGAACGTGTTGCTGACGATTAGCGGCGACGATAAGACGCTGTACGAGGGGGAAATCGGCGTCGAGAATCCCCGGCGACCCGCGATTCCGCTGGATCTCGATGTAACCGGGGTTGTCGAGCTGAAGATCAAGGTCGACTTCGGGAAGAACAACGACATCGGCGATCGGCTGCATCTGGTGGATGCCCGTGTGACGAAGTGAGCGAAGGCCAAACATTTCTCGCAGAGTCGCAGAGCGGAACGCAGAGGGCGCAGAGAAGAGTGACACGCAACGAATCCGGAGGAAGCAGTCCGTACGACGGACATCCGTGTCCGTCGTGGCCGAAGTGGCTGCGGTAAAGCTGAATAAGTCGACGGACGAGTATGTCCGTCGTACAGAAGACGCAAATCAAGAATCACACGATTCGCACTGTCGGGCGAGCCGCCAGTGGCACGTGGAACGACTCGGTTGAGTGGTTCGTCGGTTGTCGAGATTCTGCAGGACTGATGCTGATGAGTGACTTGGGGCGAGTGCTGGTTCTGGCGGCGAGCGGGCTCGTCATTCTGGCGGCGTCTGAGGTGCGTGCGGTGGATCCTGCGGTCCTGGAGGCACAGCAGAAGCGGATCGAGATGATCGGCCGGCTTGCGCCGGCGGTCGTGGCGATCTTTGGTCCGGATGGGGGAGGGGGCGGATCGGGGGTGCTGATCACGCCGGACGGCTACGCGCTGTCCAACTACCACGTGACCAGCGCCTGCGGCAATTTCATGAAGTGCGGACTCAATGACGGCGTGCTCTACGACGCGGTCATCGTGGGATTCGATCGAGCCGGCGACGTGGCGCTGTTGAAGCTGCTCGGCCGGGAGGACTTTCCGACGGCGCCGCTGGGGGACAGCGACAAAGTTCGTGCAGGGGACTGGGTCTATGTGATGGGCAATCCGTTCCTGCTGGCGACGGACTACCACCCGACGGTGACCTATGGAATTGTGAGCGGCGTGCATCGCTATCAGTACCCGGCGGCCGGCGATTTTCTGGAGTATCCGGACTGTATTCAGGTCGACGCCTCGATCAATCCGGGCAATTCGGGAGGGCCGCTGTTCAATGCGGACGGCGAGCTGATCGGCATCAACGGTCGCGGCTCCTTTGAGAAGCGCGGCCGGGTGAATGTCGGCGCCGGTTATGCGATTTCGATCAACCAGATTAAGCACTTTCTCGACCACCTGCGCGGGGGGCTGAGCGTCGATCATGCCACACTGGGAGCGACCGTCCGTTCGAGCGACGGCGGAGCGGTGCTGGTAGATCGAATCCTGGAGCGCTCGGAGGCTTTTCGCAGGGGATTGCGGGAAGGGGACGAAATCGTATCGTTCGGCGGACGCCCGATCGGCAGCGTCAACCAGTTCAAAAACATCCTGGGGATCTATCCGCAGGGCTGGACGTTGCCGCTGACCTATCGTCGCGACGGGCGGAAGTCGGAGATTTACGTCGAGCTGCGGACGCTGCACCGCGAATCCGAAATGCGTCCCGGGAAGGCCGAAGAACCGGAAAACCCGCACCCGAAGAAACCGGATCCCGATCCGCCGAAAGAGAAGCCGGACGACAAACGGCCCCGGCCGCAGCGGATGAACCCGATGCAAAAGCCGAAGGCCGAGCCGCCGGCCCAGTACAAGAATCTGTTCGTCGAGAAGGACGGCTTCGCGAACTACTACTTCAATCAGCAGCACCAGGACCGCGTGCTCAAGGGGCTGCAGCCGCTGGGGAGCTGGCAGGGGGCATCGGGACTCTGGGCATTCAGCGGCAAAGCTGCTTCCGGGCTGCCATTTTCCATCAAGCTGGGAACAAGCGGCCTCGGGATGGAACTGGGAGAGCCGACCGATCCGAAGCGGCTGATTGCCCTGCAGCCCCTCGACGGCAGCGACTGGCTCGACGAGCCTCCCGGCAGCGGCGGGCTGCTCGCCGCGTGGCACCACCTGCGTCTGCTGCTGTCCGGCGGTCGCGAGGCGTTCGGCGAATTCTATTACTTCGGCAGCGAACCGCTCGACGGGCGGGGAGAGGTCGTGGATGTGCTGATTTCGTCGCACGCCGGAGTCCGCACTCGCTGGTACTTCCGCAAGTCGGATGGCGGGCTGGCGGGGTGGGATACTTCGCTCGAAATGGACGCAGATCCCTGCGAAGTCCGGATACTGGACTGGGACGAGAGCGGACAGCGACGATTTCCGCGACGGTTTACGGTCCGCTGCGGCGATCTCGACTTCGGCGATTTTCTGATCACCGACTGGACGGCAGCCGCCGGTCCAGCCGGGGAAGGGCAGGGGAAGTGATGCGGGCGGACCGAATCCGACTGGCCTGGCTGCTCGTGGCGCTGGCGTGTCCTGCGTCCGCCTCGGCGCAGTCGTTCCCGGACACGATCGACGCCGTGGCTCCGAAGGTCGTCAAGATCTACGGAGCCGGGGGGCTCAAGAACCTGTATCCGTACGGGACGGGATTTCTGGTCTCGCCGCAGGGGCATATCGCCACGGTCTGGAGTCACATTCTCGACGCCGACAGCGTGACGGTCGTGCTGAACGACGGCCGCCGGTTTGAAGGGAAAGTCGTGGGGGCGGAGCCGCCGCTGGACCTGGCGGTGCTGAAGATCGAAGGGGAGAACCTGCCGTATTTTGATTTGAGTCAGACGGCGACTGCGGGCGTCGGCTCGCGGGTGCTGGCCTTTAGCAACGTGTTCAAGGTGGCCTCGGGCAACGAAGCGGTCTCGGTGTTGCACGGCGTGATCAGTTCGCGAACGACGCTCACCGCCCGGCGCGGCGTGTTCGAGGCGCCCTATAGCGGGCCAGTCTACGTCGTCGATGCGATTACGAACAATCCCGGGGCTGGGGGGGGCGTGCTGACGACGTGGGACGGCCGGTTGCTCGGCATGCTCGGCAAGGAGCTGCGCGACAGTCGGAATAACACGTGGGTCAATTACGTGGTGCCAATCGGCGAACTCAGCGACATGATTCAGCAGATTTCGACGGGGAAGTTTCGCAGTCGGCCGAAGTCGGACGAAGATCCCGAAGTTCAACTTCGGCGTTACAGCGCGATTGATTTCGGGCTGGTGATGGTCCCCGACGTGGTCGTCCGGACTCCGCCGTATGTCGATCGGGTCGTTGCCGGATCGCTGGCGGAGAAAGCGGGGCTGAAGTCCAACGACCTGGTGCTGTTCGTGGGGGAGACCCTCGTCCCTTCGCACCGCATACTCCGGGACGAGCTGGGCCGGCTGGAAGCGGGCGACCGGTTGAAGCTGGTGGTCCGCCGGGGCGACCAGCTCGTGACGGTTGAGCTGCAGGCGCCGCGAAAGGGGGCGGCCGAGTGACCTCAGCTCCGCTTCGACGGCTGGCTCGCATGGGCGTCCAGAACGTCTGTAACAAATGGAGGAGTCCTGTGGCTCGACTCTGCTTCGGACTCCTGTTGGTCGTGACGTCAGTCGCGGCTGCGGCGGCCCAGGTTCCCCTGGAGCGTCTGGAAGAAGAGGCGTTCCGGCAGGCGGCGGCGGTCGTCGACGCTTCCGTAGTCCGGATCGACACCGTCGGCGGTCTGGAGCGGGTTGGGAATCTGCTGATCGGCACCGGACCGACGACCGGGTTGATCGTGTCATCGGATGGGCTGGTGATTTCCAGCACGTTCAATTTCGTTTCCAAACCGGCGTCGATTCTCGTCACGCTGGCCGATGGCAGGCGGCTTCCGGCCCGCCAGGTGGCCGAAGACAAATCCCGCATGCTGACGCTGCTGAAGATTGACGCTGTCGATCTGCCGGTTCCCCAGGCTGCGCCGCGCGATTCGATCCGCGTGGGAGAGTGGGCGCTCGCGCTCGGCAGGACGTTTGAGGGGGGCCAGGTGGGAGTCTCCGTCGGCATCGTCAGCGCCGTGGAGCGGGTCTGGGGCAAGGCATTGCAGACTGACGCCAAGGTCTCTCCGGTCAATTACGGCGGGCCGCTCGTCGACATTCAGGGGCGCGTGCTGGGGGTCTTGGCCCCCATGTCTCCCAACGAAGCAGGCGAGACTGCGGGGGTCGAGTGGTATGATTCCGGGATCGGCTTTGCTGTGCCGCTGGAGGACGTGCTGCAGGTGCTCGACCGCCTCAAGACGGGAGAAAACTTGCTCTCCGGTCTGATGGGGGTGACCTTCAAAGGGGAGAGCCCTTCGGGTGGCGAAACTGAGATTGACCGCGTTCGTTTCCGGTCGCCGGCGGAGGCTG harbors:
- a CDS encoding S1C family serine protease; the encoded protein is MRADRIRLAWLLVALACPASASAQSFPDTIDAVAPKVVKIYGAGGLKNLYPYGTGFLVSPQGHIATVWSHILDADSVTVVLNDGRRFEGKVVGAEPPLDLAVLKIEGENLPYFDLSQTATAGVGSRVLAFSNVFKVASGNEAVSVLHGVISSRTTLTARRGVFEAPYSGPVYVVDAITNNPGAGGGVLTTWDGRLLGMLGKELRDSRNNTWVNYVVPIGELSDMIQQISTGKFRSRPKSDEDPEVQLRRYSAIDFGLVMVPDVVVRTPPYVDRVVAGSLAEKAGLKSNDLVLFVGETLVPSHRILRDELGRLEAGDRLKLVVRRGDQLVTVELQAPRKGAAE
- a CDS encoding S1C family serine protease, with protein sequence MSDLGRVLVLAASGLVILAASEVRAVDPAVLEAQQKRIEMIGRLAPAVVAIFGPDGGGGGSGVLITPDGYALSNYHVTSACGNFMKCGLNDGVLYDAVIVGFDRAGDVALLKLLGREDFPTAPLGDSDKVRAGDWVYVMGNPFLLATDYHPTVTYGIVSGVHRYQYPAAGDFLEYPDCIQVDASINPGNSGGPLFNADGELIGINGRGSFEKRGRVNVGAGYAISINQIKHFLDHLRGGLSVDHATLGATVRSSDGGAVLVDRILERSEAFRRGLREGDEIVSFGGRPIGSVNQFKNILGIYPQGWTLPLTYRRDGRKSEIYVELRTLHRESEMRPGKAEEPENPHPKKPDPDPPKEKPDDKRPRPQRMNPMQKPKAEPPAQYKNLFVEKDGFANYYFNQQHQDRVLKGLQPLGSWQGASGLWAFSGKAASGLPFSIKLGTSGLGMELGEPTDPKRLIALQPLDGSDWLDEPPGSGGLLAAWHHLRLLLSGGREAFGEFYYFGSEPLDGRGEVVDVLISSHAGVRTRWYFRKSDGGLAGWDTSLEMDADPCEVRILDWDESGQRRFPRRFTVRCGDLDFGDFLITDWTAAAGPAGEGQGK
- a CDS encoding NPCBM/NEW2 domain-containing protein, whose translation is MLNRGLLLFGLLLTGSPAVAEDPVVAVDTLKGESLRGVLSSLTDAQLVLQTEQGPQEILVSELLAVRPDAAAAARSADGEVRLADGTRLAAANYTSGATSARFEHPRYGELTVPLDRVTSARLLAAEGNSVAIWTQLLERPLKKDLLAIKKAEVVDHLDGVVGSVDDKTVRFVLDGEEVPVKRERVFGLIYFRRDGAPRPTIAATIDTIDGDRLSAGKVTWADGRWRVELPGGIPLEAETGVFRTLDFSLGKVLYLSEVDPRNVEHVSWWDEPWVNFTYRRNRNFDGKPLRLAGKTWPRGLAIHSLTTLTYRLGGDYRRFVALAGIDDEIRAHGNVLLTISGDDKTLYEGEIGVENPRRPAIPLDLDVTGVVELKIKVDFGKNNDIGDRLHLVDARVTK